Proteins from one Mercurialis annua linkage group LG7, ddMerAnnu1.2, whole genome shotgun sequence genomic window:
- the LOC126656460 gene encoding DNA repair protein RAD16, translating into MNLRSRKALAKPLTDGNDCDEDEKNEVNVVNSGSDSESCFVPSDSDDGDDDDSSSGEENSVPASVKIDRAESSMRRNMGDAAATNDDQQQQAQTSGAAQVNFVPVKKKQYPSKRKKDESKPLLMWEIWEEENEKWIDEHLSENVDTDDQQGFVTETVEPPAELIMPLLRYQKEWLAWALKQEESPTRGGILADEMGMGKTIQAISLVLAKREILRKFHESNGPTLVSGTSIDPDVSRPTLVVCPVVAVSQWVSEIDRFTTKGSTNVFVYHGTNRGKSPKKFSGYDFVITTYSTVEAEFRKYMMPPKIKCSYCGKPFYANKLATHLKYFCGPDAIRTAKQSKQDKKKLKIELSPLEKEKSTKVQDDVLRGKRKRKQHDSGNDIEILEVEQALLKEKSILHSMKWDRIILDEAHYVKDRRCNTAKAIFALESSYKWALSGTPLQNRVGELYSLVRFLQIVPYSYYLCKDCDCQTLNYKSFAQCSTCPHNSVRHFCWWNKYVSNPIQAHGANEIGRRAMTLLKYKVLKNIVLRRTKKGRAADLALPPRMVKLRQDTLDVKEEDYYQSLYNESQARFNAYVQDGTVMNNYAHIFELLIRLRQAVDHPYLVVYSKTAALRGGNLADANDAEQVCDICHDPAEDPVVTNCAHVFCKACLLDFSASLGQVSCPTCSSLLTVDLTTKADAGGQITKTTTKGFRSSSIINRIHLEDFQTSTKIEALREEIRFMVERDGSAKGIVFSQFTSFLDLISYSLQKSGINCVQLVGSMTLPARDNAIKNFTEDPDCRIFLMSLKAGGVALNLTVASHVFLMDPWWNPAVERQAQDRIHRIGQYKPIRIVRFVIENTIEERILRLQDKKELVFEGTVGGNSEALGKLTEADMRFLFSS; encoded by the exons ATGAATCTCCGTTCTCGTAAAGCTCTCGCTAAACCCTTAACCGACG GGAATGATTGTGATgaagatgaaaaaaatgaagTCAATGTGGTTAACAGTGGCTCGGATAGTGAATCGTGTTTTGTGCCTTCAGATTCTGATGATGGCGATGACGATGATAGTAGCTCGG GTGAAGAAAATAGTGTACCGGCTTCTGTCAAAATTGATCGGGCAGAGTCTTCCATGCGAAGGAATATGGGAGATGCGGCTGCGACAAATGATGATCAACAACAACAGGCACAGACATCTGGAGCAGCTCAAGTAAACTTTGTTCCAGTCAAAAAGAAGCAATATCCCTCGAAAAGGAAGAAGGATGAGTCAAAACCATTATTGATGTGGGAAATTTGGGAGGAAGAGAATGAAAAATGGATAGACGAGCATTTATCGGAAAACGTTGACACAGATGATCAACAGGGATTTGTTACTGAAACAGTTGAGCCACCAGCAGAGTTGATAATGCCTTTGTTAAGATATCAGAAGGAATGGTTGGCCTGGGCTTTGAAACAGGAAGAGTCGCCCACCAGGGGTGGAATTCTTGCGGATGAAATGGGAATGGGGAAGACTATTCAAGCAATTTCCCTTGTGCTTGCGAAACGTGAAATTCTTCGAAAATTTCACGAGTCCAATGGACCCACATTGGTATCTGGTACATCCATTGATCCTGATGTAAGCCGGCCCACATTAGTAGTTTGTCCTGTGGTTGCTGTGAGTCAGTGGGTAAGTGAGATTGATCGTTTTACCACAAAAGGAAGCACAAATGTCTTCGTTTATCATGGGACTAATAGAGGAAAGAGCCCTAAAAAATTTTCTGGTTATGATTTTGTGATAACAACATATAGTACTGTTGAGGCAGAATTCAGAAAATACATGATGCCTCCCAAGATAAAGTGTTCTTACTGTGGGAAGCCATTTTATGCAAACAAGCTTGCTACTCACCTGAAATATTTTTGTGGGCCGGATGCCATTAGAACTGCAAAGCAGTCTAAGCAAGACAAGAAAAAgctaaaaattgaattatcaCCTCTGGAGAAAGAAAAATCTACCAAAGTTCAGGATGATGTATTGAGGGGTAAGAGAAAACGGAAACAGCATGATAGTGGAAATGATATTGAAATTTTAGAAGTTGAACAAGCCTTACTTAAAGAGAAATCAATTCTGCATTCTATGAAGTGGGATCGTATTATTTTGGATGAG GCTCATTATGTGAAAGATAGACGCTGTAATACTGCAAAAGCTATTTTCGCTTTAGAATCTTCATATAAATGGGCTCTAAGTGGCACTCCCCTTCAAAATCGAGTGGGAGAACTTTATTCTCTG GTTCGCTTCTTGCAAATAGTCCCATACTCTTATTACTTGTGCAAAGATTGCGATTGCCAAACCCTCAACTATAA GTCGTTTGCACAATGCTCAACCTGCCCTCATAATTCTGTGAGGCATTTTTGTTGGTGGAATAAA TATGTTTCTAATCCGATACAAGCTCATGGAGCTAATGAGATTGGAAGAAGGGCAATGACATTGCTTAAATACAAAGTTTTGAAGAACATAGTGCTAAGACGTACCAAAAAGGGTAGAGCTGCTGATCTTGCTCTTCCTCCTAGGATG GTTAAGTTGAGGCAGGATACACTGGATGTCAAAGAAGAAGATTATTATCAGTCCTTATATAATGAAAGCCAGGCACGATTTAATGC ATATGTCCAGGATGGAACTGTGATGAATAACTACGCGCACATATTTGAACTTCTTATTCGTTTACGGCAG GCAGTTGATCATCCTTACCTTGTAGTGTACTCCAAAACTGCAGCATTGCGAGGAGGAAACTTGGCTGATGCTAATGATGCAGAGCAAGTCTGTGACATTTGCCATGATCCTGCTGAAGATCCTGTG GTTACAAATTGTGCCCATGTATTTTGTAAGGCCTGTCTGCTTGATTTCTCTGCTTCTTTGGGACAAGTCTCATGCCCTACCTGCTCTAGTCTACTTACTGTTGATTTGACTACGAAAGCGGATGCTGGAGGTCAGATTACTAAAACAACAACAAAGGGCTTTAGAAGTTCTAGTATTATAAACAGAATACACTTAGAGGATTTTCAGACAAGCACAAAGATAGAGGCTCTG AGAGAAGAAATTAGGTTCATGGTTGAAAGGGATGGTTCTGCAAAAGGAATTGTTTTTAGTCAGTTCACTTCGTTCTTAGATCTTATAAGCTACTCTCTCCAAAAg TCTGGCATAAATTGTGTTCAGTTAGTGGGAAGCATGACTTTGCCTGCAAGAGATAATGCTATCAAGAATTTTACCGAGGATCCAGATTGCAGAATTTTCTTGATGAGTTTGAAAGCCGGAGGTGTCGCTCTCAATCTAACAGTAGCATCACAT GTTTTCCTGATGGATCCTTGGTGGAACCCAGCTGTGGAGCGACAGGCGCAGGATAGAATTCATCGTATAGGGCAATATAAACCAATAAG AATTGTGAGATTCGTTATCGAGAACACAATTGAGGAGAGGATTTTGCGGCTACAAGACAAAAAGGAATTAGTATTTGAAGG
- the LOC130014850 gene encoding glycine-rich cell wall structural protein 1-like, with translation MGVSQKWVTVLLLLLCIAFELSAVTFGDDKLDETRFRDGDDYCRWGRRCGGRYGRGGGRGGGGGFGGGGGRGRGGGGGIGGGRGGGLGGGGGLGGGGGAGGGGGLGGGGGAGGGLGGGGGAGGGLGGGGGAGGGLGGGAGGGLGGGGGVGGGGGAGGGGGVGGGSGSGGGFGAGGGVGGGVGGGAGGGGGGGGGGGGGGGLGGGSGHGGGFGAGGGVGGGLGGGAGGGGGGGGGGGGGGGVGGGSGHGGGFGAGGGVGGGVGGGAGGGGGGGGGGGGGGGLGGGSGHGGGFGAGGGVGGGRGAGGGLGGGRGGGGGIGIGIGIGIGVGSGSGSGTGTGTGTGRGGGGGN, from the coding sequence ATGGGTGTCTCTCAGAAATGGGTTACTGTACTTCTTCTTTTGTTATGCATTGCTTTTGAGTTGAGTGCTGTCACTTTTGGCGATGACAAGCTTGATGAGACTCGGTTTCGTGATGGTGATGATTATTGTCGTTGGGGTAGACGCTGTGGCGGTCGCTATGGTCGTGGTGGAGGACGTGGAGGAGGAGGTGGATTTGGCGGTGGaggtggtagaggtagaggtgggGGTGGAGGCATTGGTGGTGGACGAGGTGGAGGACTAGGAGGAGGGGGAGGATTAGGAGGAGGTGGTGGAGCTGGTGGAGGAGGAGGACTAGGAGGTGGTGGCGGAGCTGGAGGAGGATTAGGAGGTGGCGGTGGAGCTGGTGGAGGTCTAGGAGGAGGGGGTGGAGCAGGTGGAGGACTAGGAGGTGGAGCAGGTGGAGGACTAGGAGGAGGTGGTGGAGTCGGAGGAGGTGGTGGAGCTGGAGGAGGAGGTGGAGTTGGTGGCGGTTCAGGCAGTGGTGGAGGTTTTGGAGCTGGAGGTGGTGTAGGTGGAGGTGTTGGAGGTGGTGCgggaggaggtggtggtggaGGAGGTGGGGGAGGAGGTGGAGGCGGTCTTGGTGGTGGTTCAGGCCATGGAGGAGGTTTTGGGGCTGGGGGTGGTGTCGGTGGCGGTCTTGGAGGTGGTGCTGGAGGAGGAGGCGGTGGaggtggaggaggaggaggtggtggtggtgttGGTGGCGGTTCAGGTCATGGTGGAGGGTTTGGAGCCGGAGGTGGTGTAGGTGGTGGTGTTGGAGGTGGGGCCGGAGGGGGTGGTGGTGGAGGTGGAGGAGGCGGCGGCGGTGGAGGCCTTGGTGGAGGATCAGGACATGGAGGTGGATTTGGGGCTGGTGGTGGGGTAGGCGGTGGTAGAGGTGCAGGAGGTGGTCTTGGTGGTGGCCGTGGAGGAGGTGGAGGAATTGGAATTGGAATCGGCATCGGCATAGGAGTTGGGTCTGGCTCTGGTTCTGGAACCGGCACTGGTACAGGAACCGGCAGAGGTGGTGGTGGGGGTAATTGA
- the LOC126656378 gene encoding L-ascorbate oxidase homolog, translated as MVKYRNLWCFLVVVELLVSCINGEDPYRFYSWNVTYGDIYPLGVKQQGILINGQFPGPQIDSVTNDNLIINVFNSLDEPFLISWNGVQQRRNSWQDGVYGTNCPIPPGQNLTYVLQVKDQIGSYFYFPSLGMHKAAGGYGGFKIASRSVIPVPFSPPAGDFTILAGDWFKKNHTDLKAILDGGSDLPFPDGLLINGRGANGYTFTVDQGKTYRFRISNVGLTTSINFRIQGHKMLLVEVEGTHTLQNTYDSLDIHLGQSYSVLVTADQPAQDYYIAVSTRFTSQVLSTTSILHYSNSAGSVSGPPPGGPTIQIDWSLEQARSVRRNLSASGPRPNPQGSYHYGLINTTRTIRLQNSAPVINGKQRYAVNSVSFIPADTPLKLADHFNIPGVFSLGSISDNPTGGGAYLQTSVMAADFRGFAEVVFENPEDTLQSWHVDGHILFVVGMDGGQWSPASRLIYNLRDTISRSTVQVYPKSWTAVYVPLDNVGMWNVRSENWAQQYLGQQFYLRVYSPANSWRDEYPIPSNARRCGKAVGF; from the exons ATGGTGAAGTATAGAAATCTGTGGTGTTTCTTGGTAGTGGTTGAGTTGTTAGTGAGTTGCATTAATGGAGAAGACCCTTATAGATTCTATTCTTGGAATGTCACTTATGGTGATATTTACCCACTTGGTGTAAAGCAACAG GGAATATTAATAAATGGACAGTTTCCAGGGCCACAGATTGACTCTGTCACCAATGATAATTTGATTATCAATGTTTTCAATAGCTTGGATGAGCCTTTCCTTATTTCTTG GAATGGTGTGCAGCAGAGAAGGAACTCGTGGCAAGATGGAGTTTACGGCACAAATTGCCCTATTCCGCCTGGACAGAACCTTACTTATGTGCTCCAAGTGAAGGATCAGATTGGCAGTTATTTCTACTTCCCTTCACTCGGCATGCACAAGGCTGCAGGAGGCTATGGTGGCTTCAAAATCGCAAGCCGTTCTGTCATTCCTGTTCCGTTCTCTCCTCCGGCTGGCGATTTCACCATTCTTGCAGGTGATTGGTTCAAGAAGAATCACACT GATTTGAAAGCAATTTTGGATGGCGGCAGTGATCTTCCTTTCCCTGACGGGCTGCTTATTAATGGCCGTGGGGCAAATGGGTACACGTTTACAGTGGATCAAG GCAAGACTTACAGGTTCCGGATTTCTAATGTGGGACTTACGACTTCTATAAATTTCAGAATCCAAGGGCATAAGATGTTACTGGTAGAAGTTGAAGGAACTCACACACTTCAGAACACTTATGATTCCCTCGATATCCATTTGGGGCAATCTTATTCCGTATTGGTTACAGCTGATCAACCAGCACAAGATTATTACATAGCTGTCTCGACACGGTTTACCTCCCAAGTGCTCTCAACAACCTCCATTCTTCATTACAGTAATTCTGCAGGAAGTGTTTCAGGTCCTCCTCCTGGTGGGCCAACTATTCAAATCGACTGGTCTCTTGAGCAAGCACGATCTGTCAG GCGAAATCTAAGTGCAAGTGGCCCAAGACCTAACCCCCAAGGGTCTTACCATTATGGATTGATTAATACAACTCGAACAATTAGATTACAAAATTCTGCTCCAGTGATTAATGGCAAGCAGAGATATGCTGTCAATAGTGTATCATTCATCCCTGCCGACACTCCTCTTAAACTTGCGGATCATTTCAATATACCTGGAGTTTTCTCCCTTGGAAGTATTTCTGACAACCCCACTGGCGGCGGTGCCTACCTCCAGACTTCTGTCATGGCTGCTGATTTCAGAGGTTTTGCTGAGGTTGTTTTTGAGAATCCAGAAGACACTCTGCAGTCATGGCATGTTGACGGCCACATCTTATTTGTCGTAGG GATGGATGGTGGGCAATGGTCACCAGCCAGCAgattaatttacaatttaagaGACACAATTTCTCGTTCCACTGTTCAG GTATATCCCAAGTCATGGACTGCAGTTTACGTGCCTTTGGACAATGTTGGAATGTGGAATGTAAGGTCTGAAAACTGGGCTCAACAATATTTAGGACAGCAATTCTATCTTCGAGTGTATTCGCCAGCAAATTCATGGAGAGATGAGTATCCGATCCCATCAAATGCTCGTCGTTGTGGTAAAGCAGTAGgtttttga
- the LOC126654873 gene encoding aquaporin SIP1-1-like, with protein MNCLFPHVGNSHFSFSSQHYNQRFFSTTQIHYNSRTNFIEDQENKSTMGLIKSAIGDAILTFTWVFTTPLLGVLISVVSSYLAVEPKTLPSLFITINLATLRLYMFTFIAALLGGASFNPTAALSLYTAGLKPDASLMSMAVRFPAEAAGAVAGAVAILKSMPVKYKHMVKGLSLNVELQTGAMIGVIFSFLYCFSLIFVLTKGPKNLLVKLWLLACARVSIGIVVNSVKQTGIIMNPASAYGWAYLSNWHNNWDFFCVYWICPFIGAVLAAWFFRFMFRGSIKAKQA; from the coding sequence ATGAATTGTCTATTTCCTCATGTTGGCAATTCTCATTTTTCTTTTAGCTCACAACACTACAACCAAAGATTCTTCTCAACCACTCAAATCCACTATAATTCAAGAACCAACTTCATTGAAGATCAAGAAAACAAATCAACCATGGGTTTAATCAAATCAGCAATCGGAGACGCAATCTTAACGTTCACGTGGGTCTTCACCACTCCACTTCTCGGCGTTTTAATCTCCGTCGTATCATCATATCTCGCCGTCGAACCCAAAACACTACCGTCTCTATTCATCACTATAAACTTAGCAACTCTCCGCCTTTACATGTTCACCTTCATCGCCGCTCTTCTCGGCGGCGCAAGTTTCAACCCTACTGCAGCTCTATCGTTATACACCGCAGGTCTTAAACCTGACGCGTCTCTCATGTCCATGGCTGTCAGGTTTCCGGCTGAAGCTGCCGGAGCAGTGGCCGGAGCCGTCGCAATCCTTAAATCAATGCCGGTGAAGTATAAACATATGGTTAAGGGTCTTTCTTTGAACGTGGAGTTGCAGACCGGAGCTATGATCGGagttatttttagttttttgtattgtttttctttaatatttgttttgacCAAAGGGCCCAAGAATTTGTTGGTGAAGCTGTGGCTATTGGCTTGTGCTAGGGTTAGTATTGGAATTGTGGTTAATAGTGTGAAGCAAACGGGTATTATAATGAACCCGGCTAGTGCTTATGGGTGGGCGTATTTAAGTAATTGGCATAATAATTGggattttttttgtgtttattggaTTTGCCCTTTTATTGGAGCAGTTTTGGCTGCTTGGTTCTTTAGATTCATGTTTAGAGGATCTATTAAGGCTAAGCAGGCTTAA
- the LOC126657212 gene encoding uncharacterized protein LOC126657212, with product MTNNARNSSGNEYPPSETSVSGFAEKIIAVTVSITVNSFFYKNGFESDTEAINWAKGIAIRIGFELVISSHKKGGLVKLLRCCRGERYRGSHTDSDSFPRKNMKTKACQCPFEIVVKLINGTWTVLAKSGISSMHNHALAVHPEGHRQMSGLSAAAKMIVCDMSAAQVKPCAILAAVQEKFPSDNPTRRQVYNYRDNLRKSSFEDRDMVGQFFHLALTHNYLHWTLSDAQL from the exons ATGACGAATAACGCTCGTAATTCGTCGGGAAACGAATATCCACCATCCGAAACTAGCGTATCCGGATTTGCCgag aagattattgCAGTGACGGTATCGATTACAGTGaacagttttttttataaaaacggGTTTGAAAGTGATACCGAAGCAATAAATTGGGCAAAGGGAATTGCTATACGGATTGGGTTTGAGCTAGTTATTTCGTCTCACAAGAAAGGGGGGTTGGTAAAACTTTTGAGATGTTGTCGGGGTGAGAGATATAGAGGGTCGCACACAGATTCAGATTCTTTTCCACGAAAGAATATGAAGACGAAGGCCTGCCAATGCCCTTTCGAAATTGTGGTGAAATTGATTAATGGCACATGGACTGTTCTTGCGAAGTCTGGGATTTCAAGTATGCACAATCATGCGTTAGCTGTGCATCCTGAGGGACACCGTCAGATGAGCGGACTGAGTGCTGCGGCCAAAATGATTGTGTGTGATATGAGTGCGGCACAAGTTAAGCCGTGTGCTATTTTGGCTGCTGTTCAAGAAAAATTTCCATCTGACAACCCTACAAGAAGACAAGTTTATAATTACAGAGATAATTTGAGAAAGTCCAGCTTTGAGGATAGAGATATGGTAGGTCAGTTTTTTCATTTGGCTCTGACGCACAACTATTTACACTGGACGCTTTCTGACGCACAACTATAG
- the LOC126657677 gene encoding aquaporin SIP1-1-like — protein sequence MGAIKSAIGDAILTSMWVFSLPFLGISSSIIATYFQIEPKSTLSLLITINLATLLYLIFSLMGAALGGASFNPATTLTVHAAGVKPDSSLLSMAVRFPAQAAGGVGGALAILELMPEKYKHVLKGPSLKADLHTGAVAEGVLSFVVCFCFLVIMFKGPKNFLVKLWLLACVITGLVITGGKYTGPAMNPANAYGWAFVNNWHNSWELFYVYWIGPFIGAVLSAWVYRFLFKPAAVSTKKKQA from the coding sequence ATGGGCGCAATCAAATCCGCCATAGGAGACGCAATCTTAACCTCCATGTGGGTATTTTCCTTACCATTTCTCGGCATTTCATCCTCAATCATAGCCACTTATTTTCAAATCGAACCCAAATCAACCCTAAGTCTACTCATAACCATAAACCTAGCTACCCTTCTCTACTTAATCTTCAGCCTCATGGGCGCCGCCTTGGGCGGGGCAAGCTTCAACCCAGCCACCACACTAACAGTCCACGCAGCTGGGGTCAAACCAGATTCCTCTCTCTTATCCATGGCGGTGAGGTTTCCAGCTCAGGCAGCCGGCGGAGTAGGCGGCGCGTTGGCGATCTTGGAATTAATGCCGGAGAAGTATAAGCATGTTCTTAAAGGACCGTCGTTGAAGGCGGATCTGCATACCGGAGCTGTGGCGGAAGGGGTTTTGAGCTTTGTggtttgcttttgttttcttGTGATTATGTTTAAAGGGCCTAAGAATTTTCTGGTGAAGCTGTGGTTGTTGGCGTGTGTGATCACTGGGCTGGTGATTACCGGCGGGAAGTACACCGGCCCGGCGATGAATCCGGCGAATGCTTATGGGTGGGCGTTTGTTAACAATTGGCATAATTCTTGGGAGTTGTTTTATGTTTATTGGATTGGTCCGTTCATTGGGGCGGTTTTGTCTGCTTGGGTTTATCGGTTCTTGTTTAAACCGGCTGCTGTCTCCACCAAGAAAAAACAAGCTTGA